From a region of the Trichoderma atroviride chromosome 6, complete sequence genome:
- a CDS encoding uncharacterized protein (EggNog:ENOG41~TransMembrane:2 (o344-360i391-408o)) produces the protein MAQHHSGKYQFIEFVVATSTSSPSRKQQRTIRSHASRGRTKRRQRPQLKSWILQRDGSPSLVDDQYTSIPPRVGWDLSFFDFPIEIQPYMQGDLSLALSPLREALYPPEICLQVDPASSSWTTTLLTDSVYLHCTLFSVEAYLELCLRKSHGPLTHFYFQKTLRLLQDRLDKPGDPLSISDPTIMVVSVLGLTAEVTGDSMAAKKHMEGLRRMVDLRGGLEMLRFDNSRLPAKVCRIDLVLALRFGIEPVFFNSAIPWRSFVDHGLIGKSKEVPAGNEDLSNILSTLDKRLTNVWNDLKEFSQICNLASQTPNKLSPNLFSEIMISIYYRLLSLKFKDDPVSEAIRVAMMAFGSGVFFQWRGMKQRLAFLDNLSQKSLFNLRKSQTRPPPLLILWLLVVQFSAFSQLPPGNDMRLWVDDIVSQLGISDWKQGRQMLKSVMWIDYCHDKLLDQVWPETTKSPHVCQ, from the exons ATGGCGCAGCATCATTCAGGAAAG TATCAATTTATCGAATTCGTAGTAGCAACATCTACTTCATCACCTAGCAGAAAACAACAACGGACTATCCGAAGTCATGCTTCTCGAGGGAGAACTAAAAGGCGCCAGCGTCCACAGCTCAAATCTTGGATTCTACAACGAGATGGTAGCCCATCATTAGTGGATGACCAATACACTTCAATACCTCCGCGCGTCGGCTGGGATCTTTCCTTTTTCGACTTTCCTATAGAGATCCAGCCTTATATGCAAGGTGATCTGTCATTAG CTTTATCTCCGTTGAGAGAAGCTTTATATCCTCCGGAAATTTGCCTTCAAGTGGATCCCGCGTCCAGTTCTTGGACCACGACGCTCCTTACTGATTCAGTATACTTGCACTGCACGCTATTTTCAGTTGAGGCATATCTTGAATTGTGCCTTCGAAAATCCCATGGCCCACTTACGCACTTCTATTTCCAAAAGACACTCCGGCTGCTGCAAGATAGGTTGGACAAACCTGGCGATCCGCTTTCAATTTCAGATCCTACTATTATGGTAGTGTCTGTCCTGGGCTTGACAGCCGAGGTCACTGGAGATTCTATGGCTGCAAAAAAGCATATGGAAGGACTGCGGAGAATGGTGGATTTGCGAGGTGGGCTTGAGATGCTGCGATTTGACAATTCTCGACTGCCTGCCAAGGTCTGCCG CATTGATCTCGTTTTGGCTCTTCGATTTGGAATCGAACCCGTTTTCTTCAATAGTGCAATACCGTGGAGGTCATTTGTTGACCATGGACTAAttggaaaaagcaaagaggtTCCAGCAGGCAACGAAGATCTGTCAAACATTCTGAGTACGCTTGATAAGAGACTGACAAACGTTTGGAACGACTTGAAAGAGTTTTCTCAGATCTGCAATCTTGCATCCCAAACACCTAATAAGCTTTCGCCAAACCTTTTCAGCGAAATCATGATATCGATTTATTATCGACTGTTAAGTCTCAAATTTAAAGATGACCCCGTTTCAGAAGCCATTCGCGTCGcgatgatggcctttggATCGGGTGTATTTTTCCAATGGCGGGGCATGAAACAGCGACTAGCATTTCTCGATAATCTTTCGCAAAAGTCCCTATTCAACTTGCGAAAATCCCAAACCCGACCGCCTCCTTTGTTAATCTTGTGGCTTTTAGTGGTCCaattttctgctttttcgCAGTTGCCGCCCGGGAATGACATGAGGCTGTGGGTTGATGATATAGTTTCACAGCTGGGCATTTCTGATTGGAAACAAGGCCGCCAAATGTTAAAATCGGTTATGTGGATTGACTATTGTCATGACAAGTTACTTGACCAAGTATGGCCAGAAACCACCAAAAGTCCTCATGTCTGTCAATAG
- a CDS encoding uncharacterized protein (EggNog:ENOG41~TransMembrane:4 (i21-44o64-87i124-145o494-514i)): MLDAKMAITRRDNAFLDFFSFGHADFLALLLTTPISTLLLYWSINNTVFSGSLLRFIDLNRPTVQFAVQLIANLLSLCQILVLCRLINYGIRRHLSSNAMRLDSLRAWIDAMQPRVNFGLPIRFLLPLSAFVALTMILSALWAAALTPVQLWEDVDQTIVVPNWDDDALIKEYPSEVGKEGATVQNLKGRFSYSVGNQLLGSLLASASSATTIDGSPRIHEKLDKSKFAYIGRSYGIGSSIGLVDEEILGNNRALGYAFQEAGYKADVNCIYNASSAFSLSSTVDDLVYAASGPLPDSDNGPEYSDYIGHNMDRIVSIGVAHFANESANVYPLRRYLAFATGSNYDFLNTIQCEIDFIPTLFNITVDLQGQNITVNATIGTKIQDINPSRRLKSTVMRQFELIANDETNLYISTVGSAFNASITDFRTHVHFSSKASHWSDTDIVLVAVENSITAMTDDMLGAYASAQLMVGNLTQRINATVRVTAIAFGGIKYNIAVFAANIAVILLLLIEVIRTRGWKGLPDFDVSDVRQLIIAASEGGKNLSNIAFGQRSDIGDVLIWYAKLIGDRFAIVANSETKDAIVIEHKGLATSANSSVTEVADMI, translated from the coding sequence ATGCTCGACGCCAAAATGGCCATCACCAGGCGCGACAACGCATTtctcgacttcttctccttcggACATGCCGACTTTCTGGCTCTTCTCTTGACCACGCCCATTAGCACTCTACTTCTGTACTGGTCGATTAACAACACCGTCTTCTCAGGCTCTCTGCTTCGCTTCATCGACTTAAATCGCCCAACGGTACAGTTTGCCGTGCAGCTGATAGCCAATCTACTGTCGCTCTGCCAAATCCTGGTGCTGTGCAGGCTCATCAACTATGGGATTCGAAGACATCTTTCGTCCAACGCGATGAGGCTGGACTCTCTGAGGGCCTGGATTGACGCTATGCAGCCGAGAGTGAATTTTGGCCTGCCCATCCGCTTTCTGCTACCCTTGTCCGCCTTTGTTGCATTGACGATGATTTTGTCGGCGCTCTGGGCCGCTGCGCTGACGCCCGTCCAACTGTGGGAAGACGTCGATCAAACCATCGTTGTTCCCAATTGGGACGATGATGCTCTCATAAAAGAGTATCCTTCCGAGGTTGGCAAAGAGGGAGCCACGGTGCAGAATCTCAAAGGCCGGTTTTCATATTCTGTCGGCAATCAGTTGCTTGGAAGTCTCCTCGCCAGCGCATCCTCTGCGACCACCATCGATGGCTCGCCCAGAATTCACGAAAAGCTGGACAAGTCCAAGTTCGCATACATCGGTCGCTCTTACGGCATTGGTTCATCGATAGGGCTGGTGGACGAGGAAATTTTGGGTAACAATCGGGCGCTCGGATACGCATTTCAAGAGGCAGGATACAAGGCCGATGTAAACTGCATCTATAATGCCTCAAGCGCGTTTTCTTTATCATCAACGGTCGATGACTTGGTCTATGCTGCGAGCGGGCCTTTGCCCGACAGCGACAACGGCCCCGAATACTCGGACTACATCGGCCACAATATGGATCGTATAGTTTCCATCGGCGTCGCTCATTTCGCCAACGAATCAGCGAACGTATACCCGCTTCGAAGATATCTGGCGTTCGCGACGGGGTCAAACTACGATTTCTTGAACACAATCCAGTGTGAGATTGACTTTATCCCAACGCTGTTCAACATCACGGTGGATCTCCAGGGCCAGAACATCACTGTCAACGCTACAATTGGTACCAAAATCCAAGACATCAATCCAAGCAGGCGCCTAAAAAGCACCGTGATGCGCCAATTCGAACTCATTGCCAACGACGAGACGAATCTCTACATCTCAACAGTTGGAAGCGCGTTTAATGCTTCTATTACCGATTTCCGAACCCATGTCCACTTCTCGAGTAAAGCCAGCCATTGGTCAGACACCGATATTGTCCTCGTCGCCGTTGAAAACTCCATTACTGCGATGACGGATGACATGTTGGGCGCGTATGCATCGGCGCAGCTCATGGTCGGCAACCTGACACAACGCATAAACGCTACTGTGCGAGTAACTGCTATAGCATTTGGCGGGATCAAATACAACATTGCGGTATTCGCGGCCAATATTGCCGTcatcttgctgcttttgATCGAGGTTATTAGGACTAGAGGATGGAAAGGCCTTCCCGATTTTGATGTCTCAGATGTACGCCAGTTGATCATTGCGGCGTCAGAGGGAGGAAAGAATTTGAGTAATATTGCTTTTGGGCAAAGAAGTGACATTGGAGATGTTTTGATATGGTATGCGAAATTGATAGGCGATCGTTTTGCTATTGTAGCAAATTCTGAGACGAAAGATGCCATTGTGATAGAGCACAAGGGGCTTGCGACGTCGGCAAATAGTTCAGTTACCGAGGTTGCTGACATGATATAA
- a CDS encoding uncharacterized protein (EggNog:ENOG41~TransMembrane:1 (o62-85i)): MLSYYVSWQPSMFCNLNDSGPFIQKKLYSKGVDSAHPTGSTRTARASKATSTVTAATSTVPAFFIVSTFSAAAALALEQIALIGLRRALYRGHLPRAATNSTGGESR, translated from the coding sequence ATGCTAAGCTACTACGTCTCGTGGCAGCCATCCATGTTTTGTAACCTCAATGACTCTGGCCCCTTCATTCAAAAGAAGCTGTATAGTAAGGGCGTCGACAGTGCCCATCCTACGGGAAGCACACGAACTGCCAGAGCTTCTAAAGCCACCTCTACTGTTACTGCTGCGACTTCCACCGTTCCCGCTTTCTTTATTGTTTCCACCttttccgccgccgccgcccttgcTCTTGAACAGATTGCGCTCATTGGATTGAGACGTGCCCTCTATCGTGGCCACTTGCCGAGGGCCGCCACTAACAGTACTGGCGGTGAAAGTAGGTAA